One Photobacterium sp. TY1-4 genomic window carries:
- a CDS encoding heme-copper oxidase subunit III family protein translates to MNSPSPRHGESTAQTGPWASIVNDFSADRAVYPISPFKAMMWLFLLSDIFVFGCFLTGYMAVRITTTTPWPIPSEVFALTIGGQSIPLILIAIMTFILITSSGTMAMAVNAGYRRKRNQAALLMVITALFGASFVGMQAFEWSKLIEEGVRPWGNETGAAQFGASFFMITGFHGLHVSVGVIYLLIVAGKVWRGDYDRRGNYEIVEIAGLYWHFVDLVWVFIFAFFYLW, encoded by the coding sequence ATGAACTCTCCTTCGCCCCGTCACGGGGAAAGCACCGCCCAAACCGGACCATGGGCCAGCATCGTCAACGACTTCTCAGCCGACCGGGCGGTCTATCCGATTTCGCCCTTCAAAGCCATGATGTGGCTGTTTCTGCTCAGTGACATCTTCGTGTTCGGCTGCTTTCTGACCGGCTACATGGCGGTGCGGATCACCACCACTACCCCCTGGCCGATCCCCAGTGAAGTGTTCGCCCTCACCATCGGCGGGCAGAGTATTCCGCTGATCCTCATCGCGATCATGACCTTCATCCTGATCACCAGCAGCGGCACCATGGCGATGGCGGTCAATGCCGGTTATCGGCGTAAGCGCAACCAGGCAGCCCTGCTGATGGTGATCACCGCCCTGTTCGGCGCTAGTTTCGTCGGCATGCAGGCGTTTGAGTGGAGCAAACTGATTGAAGAAGGCGTCCGTCCCTGGGGCAATGAAACCGGTGCCGCCCAGTTCGGCGCCAGCTTTTTCATGATCACCGGCTTTCACGGCCTGCATGTCAGTGTCGGAGTCATTTACCTGTTGATTGTCGCCGGGAAAGTCTGGCGCGGCGATTATGATCGCCGCGGCAATTACGAAATCGTGGAGATCGCCGGACTGTACTGGCACTTCGTGGACCTGGTGTGGGTCTTTATCTTTGCCTTTTTCTACTTGTGGTAG
- a CDS encoding cytochrome c oxidase subunit II → MAIAIALILIVIVSVLFHFYSPWWLTPAASNWGEIDDALTLTIVITGVFFIGINLLIAWLVIRYRHQPGRKSHYQPENKKLESWLFGLTAIGIAALLAPGLVVYGKFVSVPEDAKFVEVVGEQWRWSFRFPGQDEQLGQSDIRFVSPTNPLGLDPDDPAAADDKVILSPELHLPLFTPYKVLLRSKDVLHDFNVPQFRAKMDLVPGTVTHFWLTPTRRGTFDILCAELCGVGHFNMRGRVVVEDDAAFGAWLAVQPTFADTQRPPEAGEATDLVSLGKTLSQVNGCIACHSIDGKPGVGPSWLGLYGKTETLSDDTQIEVDDAYLRRAILNANVEVVKGYPAIMPVYQFSDQEIDALIAYIKAVSTP, encoded by the coding sequence ATGGCTATTGCCATTGCCTTGATTCTCATTGTGATTGTCTCGGTCCTTTTTCACTTTTACAGTCCGTGGTGGCTGACACCGGCGGCTTCAAACTGGGGTGAAATCGACGATGCCTTGACCCTGACGATTGTGATCACCGGGGTATTTTTCATTGGCATCAATTTGCTGATCGCCTGGCTGGTGATCCGCTATCGCCATCAGCCGGGGCGAAAATCCCACTACCAGCCGGAAAACAAGAAACTCGAAAGCTGGCTGTTCGGCCTCACCGCAATTGGCATTGCCGCACTGCTGGCCCCGGGCCTGGTGGTGTACGGCAAGTTTGTCAGTGTCCCGGAAGATGCCAAATTCGTTGAAGTGGTCGGGGAGCAATGGCGGTGGAGCTTTCGATTCCCGGGACAGGACGAGCAACTGGGCCAGAGCGATATTCGTTTTGTCAGCCCCACCAACCCGCTCGGCCTGGACCCGGACGATCCGGCCGCTGCCGATGACAAGGTGATCCTCAGCCCCGAACTGCACCTGCCGCTGTTTACCCCTTACAAAGTCCTGTTGCGCTCAAAAGATGTATTACACGATTTTAACGTGCCGCAATTTCGCGCCAAGATGGATTTGGTCCCGGGCACCGTCACCCATTTCTGGCTGACCCCGACCCGGCGCGGCACGTTCGACATCCTGTGCGCCGAGCTGTGTGGCGTCGGTCATTTCAATATGCGTGGCCGGGTGGTGGTTGAAGATGACGCCGCTTTCGGTGCCTGGCTGGCCGTCCAGCCCACCTTTGCCGATACCCAACGCCCGCCGGAAGCCGGCGAAGCCACAGATTTAGTCAGCCTCGGCAAAACCCTGTCACAAGTGAACGGCTGCATCGCATGCCACAGCATCGATGGCAAGCCCGGGGTCGGCCCGTCCTGGCTTGGGTTGTACGGTAAAACCGAAACCCTGTCCGATGACACCCAAATCGAGGTGGATGACGCCTACCTGCGCCGCGCCATCCTTAATGCCAATGTCGAAGTCGTCAAAGGCTATCCGGCCATTATGCCGGTCTACCAGTTCAGCGATCAGGAAATCGACGCATTGATCGCGTATATCAAAGCGGTCTCCACGCCATAA
- a CDS encoding cytochrome C oxidase subunit IV family protein, with protein sequence MSPSHSDSVEHKQQHPISLYFKIWGLLFLLSTLSYLVDYFHLEGLLRWSLILIFMILKAGLIASVFMHMRWERLALVYTIFLPPLVLLVLVALMVSEADYIFQLRELFFHEAPFVPHSVGH encoded by the coding sequence ATGAGCCCGTCACATTCCGACTCAGTCGAACACAAACAACAGCACCCGATCAGCCTGTATTTCAAAATCTGGGGCCTGCTGTTCCTCCTCAGTACCCTGTCATATCTGGTGGACTACTTCCACCTCGAAGGGTTGCTGCGCTGGAGCCTGATTTTGATTTTCATGATCCTCAAAGCCGGGCTGATTGCGAGCGTCTTCATGCATATGCGGTGGGAGCGGCTGGCACTGGTGTACACCATTTTCCTGCCGCCGCTGGTCCTGCTGGTGCTGGTCGCGCTGATGGTCAGTGAAGCCGATTATATTTTCCAGTTGCGGGAGCTGTTCTTCCATGAAGCGCCGTTTGTGCCGCACTCAGTCGGCCACTAA
- a CDS encoding LysR substrate-binding domain-containing protein, translating to MSSSTSPLAGSTLSGLATFNIAARYGSFTQAAEHLHITTGAISQQIRQLEQQLNLTLFERHSRGIRLTDKGQQLYQVVSQSLSDISDTLARLQQPDPEGEVRLKLTPSFAYKWLVPRLQDFYQQYPDINVQIFAEGALVDHQDTSVDLVIDYCRQPHTTGTLLMSEYLLPVMSPAYRDKFDWQSADCWRQVVLLHDAMPWRDARPDYEWHHWFQKMGLQANSQKGHYFNRTDMAMAAAEAGLGVAMARGALLREDLNNGKLVSPFEAIPAKAGYYLIQHRHGQAIGCFIDWLREAARNQANATESSAGS from the coding sequence ATGTCATCCTCCACCTCACCTCTCGCCGGTTCGACCCTGTCCGGCCTCGCGACCTTCAACATCGCGGCCCGCTACGGCAGCTTCACGCAGGCTGCCGAGCATCTGCACATCACCACCGGCGCGATCAGTCAGCAGATCCGCCAATTGGAGCAACAATTAAACCTGACTTTATTCGAACGCCATTCCCGCGGCATCCGTTTAACCGACAAGGGGCAGCAACTCTATCAGGTTGTCAGCCAGAGCCTCAGCGACATCAGCGACACCCTGGCCCGCCTGCAACAGCCGGACCCGGAAGGTGAGGTCCGGCTCAAGCTCACCCCATCCTTCGCCTACAAATGGCTGGTGCCGAGACTTCAGGATTTCTATCAGCAGTATCCGGACATCAACGTCCAGATCTTTGCCGAAGGTGCCCTGGTGGACCATCAGGACACCAGCGTCGATCTGGTGATCGATTACTGCCGTCAGCCGCATACCACCGGCACCCTGCTGATGAGCGAGTATTTACTCCCGGTGATGAGCCCGGCCTACCGGGACAAGTTCGACTGGCAATCGGCGGATTGCTGGCGCCAGGTGGTGCTGCTGCACGACGCCATGCCCTGGCGCGATGCCCGGCCGGATTATGAGTGGCATCACTGGTTTCAAAAAATGGGACTGCAGGCCAACAGCCAGAAGGGGCACTACTTTAACCGCACCGATATGGCAATGGCCGCAGCCGAAGCCGGACTGGGCGTCGCCATGGCCCGCGGGGCTCTGCTTCGGGAAGATTTGAACAACGGCAAGTTGGTCTCACCGTTTGAGGCCATTCCGGCCAAAGCCGGTTACTACCTGATCCAGCACCGGCACGGTCAGGCGATTGGCTGTTTTATCGACTGGCTTCGTGAAGCCGCCCGAAATCAGGCAAATGCAACCGAGAGCAGTGCCGGAAGTTAG
- a CDS encoding sensor domain-containing diguanylate cyclase: MENYSESERVIRRLYEITSRYDQGFDAQIQSLLKMGLERFQLDIGILSRVENGVYTVVQCVCPQGVPLQPGDNFALGSTYCSVTCRTDHPVAIEYVKASDELGQHPAYREFQLESYIGIPIRCQGELYGTLNFSSAAPYPRQFHDIDIDSLQLMASWIEVELIRRQQEAELIALNEKLQEQARTDSLTKLPNRRSLFKHLQQAMPRVNRDGRASSIVLIDIDHFKKINDRFGHQSGDLALIAIATCLQEHLRPQDFVARYGGEEFTLWLPDTSLTETQAICRRLLTAVSSISVLNTQITTSLGICHFQCDGSFQSNLNGLLDKLISYADQSLYAAKQNGRNRMEWVNVTVSREIVETESSTAEINPMLV, translated from the coding sequence ATGGAAAACTACTCTGAAAGTGAACGGGTGATCCGCCGCCTATATGAAATCACCAGCCGCTATGATCAGGGCTTCGACGCTCAGATCCAGTCGCTGCTCAAGATGGGGCTTGAGCGTTTTCAGCTGGACATCGGCATCCTGTCGCGGGTCGAAAACGGCGTCTATACCGTGGTCCAGTGTGTCTGCCCGCAAGGGGTACCACTCCAACCGGGCGACAATTTTGCCCTGGGCAGTACTTACTGCTCCGTGACCTGCCGGACCGATCATCCGGTGGCGATAGAGTATGTCAAAGCAAGCGATGAACTCGGCCAGCATCCGGCCTATCGCGAGTTCCAGCTCGAATCCTACATCGGCATCCCGATCCGTTGCCAGGGCGAGTTATACGGCACCCTCAACTTCTCCAGCGCCGCCCCCTACCCGCGTCAGTTTCACGACATCGACATCGACTCCCTCCAGCTGATGGCGTCCTGGATTGAAGTCGAGCTGATCCGCCGCCAGCAGGAAGCCGAGCTCATTGCGCTGAATGAGAAACTGCAGGAACAAGCCAGGACCGACAGCCTCACCAAACTACCCAACCGCCGCAGTCTGTTTAAACATTTGCAGCAAGCAATGCCGCGGGTCAACCGGGATGGCCGGGCATCCAGCATTGTGCTCATCGATATTGACCACTTCAAAAAAATCAATGACCGATTCGGCCATCAGAGCGGCGACCTGGCGCTGATTGCGATCGCCACCTGCCTGCAGGAGCACTTGCGCCCACAAGATTTCGTCGCCCGCTACGGCGGGGAAGAGTTCACCCTCTGGCTGCCGGACACCTCGCTAACGGAAACGCAGGCAATCTGCCGCCGGTTATTAACGGCCGTGTCATCCATCTCGGTGCTCAATACCCAAATCACCACCAGCCTGGGAATCTGCCATTTCCAGTGTGACGGCAGCTTTCAGAGCAATCTCAACGGCCTGCTCGACAAGCTCATCAGCTACGCCGACCAATCGCTTTATGCTGCTAAACAGAACGGCCGCAACCGGATGGAGTGGGTAAACGTGACCGTGTCACGCGAGATCGTGGAAACCGAAAGCTCCACAGCAGAAATTAATCCGATGCTGGTGTGA
- a CDS encoding cytochrome c oxidase subunit 3 — protein sequence MMKPDPRTTPARATPTLSPDGDRAFAPPIRRAPASAGVWLLMAVITVMFFLFTVAYRIRMNLSDWQPMSEPWQLGVSTVLLVLSCVALHLCCRKAALLPSLTACRSLLQLAVGLTLGFVLAQLWVWQQLLTLNIRVGHNPANSFFYLLTGLHGVHILGGLVALGWVIYHAGTRHGDALYPSLRLCARYWHFLLLIWLFLLGLFRLT from the coding sequence ATGATGAAACCTGATCCCCGCACCACGCCGGCCCGAGCCACCCCAACCCTGAGTCCGGACGGCGATCGCGCATTTGCTCCCCCCATCCGGCGGGCGCCCGCTTCGGCCGGGGTGTGGCTGCTGATGGCCGTGATCACCGTGATGTTTTTCCTGTTCACCGTCGCCTACCGGATCCGGATGAACCTCAGCGACTGGCAGCCGATGAGCGAGCCGTGGCAACTCGGCGTCAGTACCGTGCTGCTGGTGCTGAGTTGCGTCGCGTTGCATCTGTGTTGTCGCAAAGCCGCACTGCTGCCTTCTCTGACAGCCTGCCGTTCGCTGCTGCAACTGGCGGTCGGCCTGACACTGGGATTCGTGCTGGCCCAATTGTGGGTCTGGCAGCAACTGCTTACCCTGAACATCCGGGTCGGGCACAACCCGGCCAACAGCTTTTTCTACCTGCTTACCGGGCTGCACGGCGTGCATATACTGGGCGGGCTGGTTGCCCTCGGCTGGGTGATCTATCACGCCGGTACCCGTCACGGCGACGCCCTCTACCCGTCGCTGCGCTTATGTGCCCGCTACTGGCACTTCTTGCTGCTGATCTGGTTATTTTTACTGGGCCTGTTCCGACTGACCTAA
- the ctaD gene encoding cytochrome c oxidase subunit I, whose protein sequence is MTGYTGSQHGDHPQSFWTKYIWSQDHKVIAIQYSLTAIAMGLIALVLSWLMRLQLGFPGVFEFIDPETYYQSLTLHGMIMVVYLLTALFLGGFGNYLIPLMVGARDMVFPFLNMLSYWFYLVASLILVASFFVSGGPTGAGWTLYPPQAILPGTPGTDWGIVLMLISLAVFIVAATMGGLNYVTTVLQARTEGMTLLRMPLTVWGIFTASIMALLAFPALLVSAIMMLFDKLLGSSFFMPAIMSMGQQADYGGGSPILFQHLFWFFGHPEVYIVALPAFGIVSDLISIHARKNIFGYKMMVWAIVGIAALSFIVWAHHMYVSGMNPYFGFFFATTTLIIAVPTAIKVYNWLFTLWRGDIHLSLPMLFAIAFISTFIIGGLTGLFLGNVVVDIPLSDTYFVIAHFHMVMGVSPILVIFGGIYHWYPKITSRMLNPAMGHIHFWITFLGTYAIYFPMHYLGILGMPRRYYAYEDYSFIPESAQTLNAFITIAALIVGAAQLMFLFNLAWSLKHGQKASANPWRATSLEWLTPDTPPKHGNWGEHLPVVYRWAYDFSVPGHTEDYIPQTTPPDAPQPEPGADPEPDAGAAPDPGPLSQTDLRSGHDET, encoded by the coding sequence ATGACAGGTTACACAGGGTCGCAACACGGCGACCATCCCCAGTCATTCTGGACCAAATATATCTGGAGCCAGGATCACAAGGTGATTGCGATTCAGTATTCACTCACCGCGATTGCCATGGGCCTGATCGCCCTGGTGCTCTCCTGGCTGATGCGGCTACAACTCGGCTTCCCCGGCGTATTCGAGTTCATTGACCCGGAAACCTATTACCAGTCCCTGACCCTGCACGGGATGATCATGGTGGTCTATCTGCTCACCGCCCTGTTTCTCGGCGGATTCGGTAACTACCTGATCCCGCTGATGGTCGGTGCGCGGGATATGGTATTTCCTTTCCTCAACATGCTTAGCTACTGGTTTTACTTAGTGGCTTCATTGATTCTGGTGGCGAGTTTTTTTGTCAGCGGCGGCCCGACCGGCGCCGGCTGGACCCTTTACCCGCCGCAGGCCATTTTGCCCGGCACCCCCGGCACCGACTGGGGCATTGTACTGATGCTGATCTCACTGGCGGTGTTCATTGTTGCCGCCACCATGGGCGGCCTCAATTATGTCACCACCGTGTTGCAGGCTCGCACCGAAGGGATGACCCTGCTGCGGATGCCGCTGACGGTATGGGGGATTTTCACCGCCTCGATTATGGCGCTGCTGGCATTCCCGGCCCTGCTGGTCAGCGCGATCATGATGCTGTTTGACAAACTGCTGGGATCGAGCTTTTTCATGCCGGCGATCATGTCGATGGGTCAGCAGGCCGATTACGGCGGTGGCAGCCCGATCCTGTTCCAGCACCTGTTCTGGTTCTTCGGTCACCCGGAAGTCTATATCGTCGCCCTGCCTGCCTTCGGGATTGTGTCGGATCTGATCAGCATCCATGCCCGCAAAAACATCTTCGGCTACAAAATGATGGTCTGGGCCATTGTCGGCATCGCCGCCCTGAGCTTTATCGTCTGGGCGCACCATATGTACGTCAGCGGAATGAATCCGTATTTTGGCTTCTTCTTTGCCACCACCACCCTGATCATTGCCGTCCCAACGGCGATTAAGGTCTACAACTGGCTGTTCACCCTGTGGCGCGGCGATATCCATCTCAGCCTGCCGATGCTGTTTGCCATCGCGTTTATCAGCACCTTTATCATCGGCGGCCTGACCGGGCTGTTCCTCGGCAACGTGGTGGTCGATATTCCGCTCTCCGACACCTACTTTGTGATTGCTCACTTTCATATGGTCATGGGCGTGTCGCCGATCCTGGTGATCTTCGGCGGCATCTATCACTGGTATCCGAAAATCACCAGCCGGATGCTGAATCCGGCGATGGGCCATATCCACTTTTGGATCACTTTCCTCGGCACCTATGCGATTTACTTCCCGATGCACTATCTGGGGATCCTGGGCATGCCACGGCGCTACTACGCCTATGAAGACTACAGCTTTATTCCCGAGTCGGCCCAGACCCTCAATGCATTCATCACCATCGCCGCGCTGATTGTCGGGGCCGCCCAGCTGATGTTCCTGTTCAACCTGGCCTGGAGCCTCAAGCACGGCCAGAAAGCTTCAGCCAATCCATGGCGGGCCACCTCGCTGGAATGGCTGACACCGGACACGCCACCGAAACACGGCAACTGGGGCGAACACCTGCCGGTGGTGTATCGCTGGGCATACGATTTCAGCGTCCCGGGACACACGGAAGATTACATTCCGCAAACCACCCCGCCGGATGCACCGCAACCTGAACCCGGAGCCGATCCCGAACCTGACGCCGGGGCAGCACCGGACCCCGGGCCATTATCCCAAACCGATTTAAGGAGCGGCCATGATGAAACCTGA
- a CDS encoding D-amino acid dehydrogenase, whose translation MEVIVLGSGVVGLTSAWYLAKAGHDVTVVDRQSRSAEETSFANAGQISYGYSSPWAAPGIPVKAMKWLMQKHAPLKVKPSVSPELYLWAAKMLANCSPDKYQINKARMLRIANYSRECLLDLRREQQGLNYEGRQQGTLQVFRTQAQVDAVVKDIQVLAESGTRFEELDVAGCIAAEPALAQVKDKIVGGLRLPDDETGDCYLFCQQLTELAQQAGVRFLFETQVTRLNQQHGKITSISTSAGELKADAYVVALGSYSAALLAPLGMSIPVYPVKGYSLTMPIADAAAAPVSTVMDETYKVAMTRFDDRIRVAGTAELAGYDFSLAEKRKATIAMVIQDLFPNGGDIVKAEYWSGLRPMTPDGTPVIGKTTYTNLFTNTGHGTLGWTMACGSARLLADIVSGQETDIDPAGLDVFRYAG comes from the coding sequence ATGGAAGTGATTGTTTTAGGAAGTGGTGTGGTGGGACTCACCTCCGCCTGGTATCTCGCCAAGGCCGGTCATGACGTCACTGTGGTGGATCGTCAGTCGCGCAGCGCCGAGGAAACCAGCTTTGCCAATGCCGGACAGATCTCTTACGGCTATTCGTCCCCGTGGGCGGCCCCGGGCATTCCGGTCAAAGCGATGAAATGGCTGATGCAGAAACATGCGCCGCTGAAGGTCAAACCTTCCGTTTCGCCGGAGCTTTATCTGTGGGCCGCGAAAATGCTGGCCAACTGTAGCCCCGATAAATACCAGATCAACAAGGCCAGAATGTTGCGGATTGCCAACTACAGCCGCGAGTGTCTGCTCGATCTGCGCCGGGAGCAGCAGGGCTTGAACTACGAAGGCCGCCAGCAGGGCACGTTGCAGGTGTTTCGTACCCAGGCCCAGGTGGACGCGGTGGTCAAAGATATTCAGGTGCTGGCCGAGAGCGGCACGCGTTTTGAAGAGCTGGATGTGGCCGGTTGTATTGCCGCGGAGCCCGCGCTGGCGCAGGTGAAAGACAAAATTGTCGGCGGCTTGCGCCTGCCCGATGATGAAACCGGAGATTGCTACCTGTTCTGCCAGCAACTCACTGAGCTGGCCCAACAGGCCGGGGTACGTTTTCTGTTTGAGACTCAGGTGACGCGCCTGAATCAGCAACATGGCAAAATTACCTCGATTTCAACCTCGGCCGGTGAATTGAAAGCCGATGCCTATGTGGTGGCGCTGGGGAGTTACTCGGCCGCTTTGCTGGCTCCGTTGGGGATGTCGATCCCGGTTTATCCGGTCAAAGGCTACTCGCTAACGATGCCGATTGCAGATGCTGCCGCGGCACCGGTGTCCACGGTGATGGATGAGACCTATAAAGTGGCCATGACTCGGTTTGATGATCGGATCCGGGTGGCGGGTACGGCCGAGCTGGCCGGTTATGATTTCAGTCTGGCGGAAAAGCGTAAGGCGACCATTGCCATGGTGATCCAGGATCTGTTCCCGAATGGTGGTGATATTGTCAAGGCGGAATACTGGAGTGGCCTGCGGCCGATGACGCCGGACGGTACGCCGGTGATCGGCAAAACAACCTACACCAATCTGTTCACCAATACTGGCCACGGTACGCTGGGTTGGACCATGGCCTGCGGCTCTGCACGGTTGCTGGCGGATATTGTCAGCGGTCAGGAGACCGATATCGATCCGGCCGGGCTGGATGTCTTCCGCTATGCCGGTTAA
- a CDS encoding DUF808 domain-containing protein, which yields MAGASLLTLLDDIATVLDDVAVMSKVAARKTAGVLGDDLALNAQQVAGVRAEREIPVVWAVAKGSLRNKCILVPAALLISAIAPWLITPLLLLGGLYLCFEGAEKIAEKWLHAPRPEENALLDELAQAEQPEDILAFEQQKIRGAIRTDFILSAEIIVIALGTVQEASFSTQVLVVSVIALLMTIGVYGLVAAIVKLDDLGLWLVKGNPGRSVRHVLGSGLINAAPYLMKVLAVVGTAAMFLVGGGIIMHSIPHAHVWVEHLVEQLARLPGAGWLLPALINAGAGLLAGAVVLAGVSMGKRLAS from the coding sequence TTGGCCGGTGCGAGTTTGTTAACCTTGCTAGATGATATTGCCACCGTGCTGGACGATGTGGCGGTGATGAGTAAAGTCGCTGCGCGCAAGACCGCGGGGGTGCTCGGGGATGATTTGGCACTCAATGCCCAGCAGGTCGCGGGTGTTCGGGCCGAGCGGGAAATCCCGGTGGTCTGGGCGGTGGCCAAGGGGTCGCTGCGCAACAAGTGTATCCTGGTTCCGGCGGCGTTGCTGATCAGTGCGATCGCGCCCTGGCTGATCACACCTTTGCTGTTGCTCGGGGGGCTTTACCTGTGCTTTGAAGGGGCGGAGAAAATCGCCGAAAAGTGGCTGCACGCTCCCCGACCGGAGGAAAATGCCCTGCTGGATGAGCTGGCGCAGGCAGAGCAGCCGGAGGACATTCTGGCCTTTGAGCAACAGAAAATCCGGGGGGCGATCCGGACCGATTTTATTCTGTCGGCCGAGATCATCGTGATTGCGCTGGGAACGGTGCAGGAAGCCAGTTTTTCGACCCAGGTGCTGGTGGTCAGTGTGATTGCCTTACTGATGACCATCGGCGTGTATGGTCTGGTGGCGGCGATTGTGAAGCTTGATGATTTGGGGCTCTGGCTGGTCAAAGGCAACCCCGGGCGCTCGGTGCGCCATGTGCTGGGCAGCGGCCTGATCAATGCCGCCCCGTACCTGATGAAAGTACTGGCAGTCGTTGGTACCGCGGCGATGTTCCTGGTCGGTGGCGGGATCATCATGCACAGCATTCCGCACGCCCATGTTTGGGTCGAGCACCTTGTCGAACAACTTGCCCGCTTGCCGGGGGCTGGCTGGCTCCTGCCGGCATTGATCAATGCCGGGGCCGGCCTGCTCGCCGGTGCTGTGGTGCTGGCCGGGGTCTCGATGGGCAAACGGCTTGCCAGCTAG
- a CDS encoding NAD/FAD-utilizing enzyme, producing MKRVFYISDDLDDLELVEYELELSGISPPQIHVLTDKDADVSSHHHLHPVKSFMRNDIVHSTEIGAVIGVVAAVLVLLVAYFSGAVAAVGWLPFIMLAIVMLGFITWEGGLFGIQELHYQFRRFKQVLSAGQHVLMVDVEPNQELTLANVTLAHDKLKPAGTGKAPPHWLISLQNQWAKMKRTMP from the coding sequence ATGAAGCGAGTCTTTTATATCAGCGATGACCTGGACGATCTTGAATTAGTGGAATATGAGCTGGAGCTCAGTGGGATCAGCCCGCCGCAAATTCATGTGTTGACCGACAAGGATGCCGACGTCTCCAGCCATCATCATCTTCATCCGGTGAAATCTTTTATGCGGAACGATATTGTCCACTCAACCGAAATCGGCGCGGTGATCGGTGTCGTGGCCGCCGTGCTCGTCCTGCTGGTTGCGTATTTTTCCGGCGCGGTGGCGGCGGTCGGCTGGCTGCCGTTTATCATGCTGGCGATCGTGATGCTGGGATTTATCACCTGGGAAGGTGGATTGTTCGGGATCCAGGAGTTGCACTATCAGTTTCGCCGCTTTAAACAGGTGCTGAGTGCCGGTCAACATGTGTTGATGGTGGATGTAGAGCCGAACCAGGAGCTCACCCTGGCCAATGTCACGCTGGCCCATGACAAACTGAAACCAGCCGGGACCGGCAAGGCCCCGCCGCACTGGTTGATCAGCCTGCAAAATCAATGGGCGAAAATGAAACGCACCATGCCCTAA